One region of Polynucleobacter sp. MWH-Aus1W21 genomic DNA includes:
- the rsmG gene encoding 16S rRNA (guanine(527)-N(7))-methyltransferase RsmG encodes MSEGLLALGIEDLGLELSSTNIADLELFLQEMGRWNQVHNLTAIEGEKDSIRLHLIDSIAVLPVLREFLKGRSPKIADLGSGGGLPAIPIAIVQTEWQLSLIEAIRKKTAFLQHVRGKLKLKNIEVLCERVEDAAMQQPAQFDAVISRAFTNLARFLDLSLPFLKPDGLVFAMKAKRADDEMKDVSMEEWRLVADEPLHIPNLAVERRLLVLAPVRKSTLTP; translated from the coding sequence ATGAGTGAGGGGCTTCTTGCTTTAGGAATTGAGGATCTTGGCCTCGAATTAAGTTCGACCAATATTGCTGATTTAGAGCTGTTTTTGCAGGAAATGGGTCGTTGGAACCAGGTTCACAATCTCACGGCAATTGAGGGTGAGAAAGATTCTATACGGTTGCATCTTATTGATTCTATTGCGGTTTTGCCGGTATTAAGAGAGTTTTTAAAAGGCCGCTCACCTAAAATTGCCGACCTAGGCTCTGGTGGTGGACTGCCGGCGATTCCGATTGCGATTGTTCAGACGGAGTGGCAACTTTCTTTGATTGAGGCCATCCGTAAAAAGACAGCATTCTTGCAGCATGTGCGCGGGAAGTTAAAACTCAAAAACATTGAAGTCCTATGTGAAAGGGTTGAAGATGCTGCAATGCAGCAACCAGCGCAATTTGATGCGGTTATTTCTCGTGCATTTACCAACCTGGCACGCTTTTTAGATTTGTCATTGCCCTTCCTGAAGCCTGATGGCTTGGTATTCGCAATGAAGGCTAAGCGTGCAGACGATGAAATGAAAGATGTTTCTATGGAGGAGTGGCGCTTAGTCGCCGATGAACCCCTACATATTCCTAATTTAGCGGTGGAGCGACGCCTTTTGGTGTTGGCCCCCGTGAGAAAATCCACCCTCACCCCTTAA
- a CDS encoding ParA family protein, translating into MAKIFCIANQKGGVGKTTTAVNLAAGLAGLKQRVLLVDLDPQGNATMGSGVEKADLNTSVYQVLIGMASVKECAQRCESSGYDVLPANRDLAGAEIELVDLDLREVRLKDALAQVADDYDFILIDCPPALSLLTLNGLCAANGVIVPMQCEYFALEGLSDLVNTIKQVHANLNPDLVIIGLLRVMFDARMTLQQQVSDQLLEHFGDKVFKTIIPRNVRLAEAPSYGLPGVAFDKSSRGAKAYLEFGAEMVERIKHM; encoded by the coding sequence ATGGCAAAAATATTCTGTATCGCAAATCAAAAAGGTGGCGTTGGCAAGACCACGACTGCCGTTAATTTAGCCGCAGGCTTGGCAGGGCTCAAACAGCGGGTTTTGTTGGTTGACTTAGACCCCCAGGGCAATGCAACCATGGGTTCCGGGGTTGAAAAGGCAGATTTAAACACCAGCGTCTATCAAGTCCTGATTGGTATGGCATCTGTTAAGGAATGTGCGCAGCGTTGCGAAAGTTCGGGCTATGACGTATTGCCAGCCAATCGTGATTTAGCAGGCGCCGAAATTGAATTAGTAGATTTAGATTTACGCGAAGTGCGATTGAAGGATGCGCTTGCGCAGGTCGCCGACGACTACGATTTCATTTTGATCGATTGTCCGCCCGCTTTGTCATTGTTAACTCTTAATGGGTTGTGCGCAGCAAACGGTGTGATTGTTCCAATGCAATGCGAATATTTTGCATTGGAGGGTTTGTCTGATTTGGTGAACACCATCAAACAAGTGCACGCAAATTTAAATCCGGATTTAGTAATCATTGGTTTATTGCGCGTAATGTTTGATGCGCGCATGACATTGCAACAACAAGTCTCTGATCAGCTGCTCGAACATTTTGGCGATAAAGTTTTCAAGACCATTATTCCGCGTAACGTGCGCCTTGCCGAAGCCCCTTCTTATGGGCTTCCTGGGGTTGCCTTTGACAAGTCATCACGTGGTGCAAAAGCGTATTTAGAGTTTGGCGCTGAAATGGTTGAGCGCATCAAACATATGTAA